One Triticum dicoccoides isolate Atlit2015 ecotype Zavitan chromosome 5B, WEW_v2.0, whole genome shotgun sequence genomic window carries:
- the LOC119310102 gene encoding uncharacterized protein LOC119310102 has product MVPPAVEAHTNCANTVTSLDTIIRARTGSGHEELQKKQAVATSTQSHRESYLLHTSTQRSTDQHHQTSSRASATGPASPRAQASRQPGAHAQASRAAQRCRPYAAASTNHTGARSSPRPRGLPPVRRPAAGASHPRHGPPTPTPKLLMLFSARSAPPHLLRPCREPPSGAPATSNRQISMFRISRMIFRNLTPISEPGGGRSSYWA; this is encoded by the exons ATGGTACCGCCAGCAGTAGAAGCACACACCAACTGCGCCAACACGGTTACTTCCCTTGACACCATCATCAGAGCTCGAACAGGATCAGGACATGAAGAATTGCAG AAAAAGCAAGCAGTAGCGACAAGCACTCAATCCCACCGAGAATCTTATCTTCTCCACACATCCACCCAGCGCTCCACCGACCAGCACCACCAGACCTCCTCTCGCGCCTCCGCCACAGGCCCAGCCAGCCCTCGCGCGCAGGCCAGCCGCCAGCCAGGAGCTCATGCACAAGCCAGCCGCGCTGCACAACGCTgccgcccgtacgccgccgccagCACCAACCACACCGGAGCAAGGAGCTCCCCTCGCCCCCGGGGCCTGCCTCCCGTCCGGCGACCGGCCGCTG GAGCATCACACCCGCGCCATGGACCTCCGACCCCGACGCCCAAGCTCCTGATGCTGTTCAGCGCCAGATCCGCGCCACCCCACCTTCTCCGACCGTGTCGGGAGCCACCGTCAGGAGCACCCGCGACGTCCAACCGCCAG ATTTCGATGTTCAGAATAAGCAGAATGATTTTCAGGAATCTTACGCCGATAAGTGAGCCTG GAGGAGGTCGATCGTCCTACTGGGCATGA